TGAACTAACTCCCAACGATGCAACAAAGCAAACCGAATTAAATGATACTTGAATCGTTGCTGCAAGTAATCCCTCTGACGGGGGGTTAAGCCCAAAATTGACTCGATTTCTTGAGCGGACAAATCTTGAAGGCGTAAAGCAAAGTAATCAGCGCAATCAGTTTGTTGGCGTTCCTCTAAATAATTCATTAATTCCGTAACCACAACTGAACGCAGAGTATCTTCTTGGGGTTCTGGTTCAGTCTGTGTGGCCATTGCACTTCGCAATTGCTGTACTGCTGGGTCTTCCCAAGAACCCTCGGCTTCACCACTACCTTCTGCCGCTTGTTCTATGTCTACACACGTTTCTGGAGGTTGCTGTTGCGAGAAAGTTTGTGCCCGTAGGATAATCAATTGTTGCTGACGTCCTGGCAAGGGAATGCGTCGCTTGCCGTAGCGTTCCGTAAATGCCATGTACTCTGCTAATTCCAGCAGCGTGCGTGGACGGTAAGTTGGTTCTAACTGATTTTCTCGTCGGAAAGCGTTTAAAGCCTCCAGGTAAAAACTTTGGAGAAAATCTTCAATCACGGTTAGTCGGCCTTGATAACTCAATTGCCTTTGTGGCGGATTGATGTAACGGTAAATGATCGCACTCAAGGTACTATGTAATTCAACCCTGCCGCGATTTGAACCCAATTGGTAGTATCTCAGGCATTGTTGCAGGCGATGCTTGGCTAGGGTCATTGCCGAATTTTCTACAGAACCGGAAGCCTGAATACGTTTACTTTCATTGCAAATCCGGTAGACCTCGGCAGCAATTCGCATTGCTACGTCACGGCAATTCTGTTCGCAAGCTTTAGTTGACTGCTGAAGTTCTTGGAAAAGGAATGGAAATATCGCCTCCACGCCGATA
Above is a genomic segment from Fischerella sp. JS2 containing:
- the hetZ gene encoding heterocyst differentiation protein HetZ; its protein translation is MKLAATTTIQGEFSIGVEAIFPFLFQELQQSTKACEQNCRDVAMRIAAEVYRICNESKRIQASGSVENSAMTLAKHRLQQCLRYYQLGSNRGRVELHSTLSAIIYRYINPPQRQLSYQGRLTVIEDFLQSFYLEALNAFRRENQLEPTYRPRTLLELAEYMAFTERYGKRRIPLPGRQQQLIILRAQTFSQQQPPETCVDIEQAAEGSGEAEGSWEDPAVQQLRSAMATQTEPEPQEDTLRSVVVTELMNYLEERQQTDCADYFALRLQDLSAQEIESILGLTPRQRDYLQQRFKYHLIRFALLHRWELVHEWLEADLHTNLGLTPQQWQGYTEKLDEKQRSLLELKQQGQTDEKIAKTLGLSMAQLQKRWFKILEQAWEIRNSLVSGSSASTHE